Part of the Portunus trituberculatus isolate SZX2019 chromosome 24, ASM1759143v1, whole genome shotgun sequence genome is shown below.
acacacacacacacacacacacacacacacacacacacacacacacacaccacgtagtgtagtggttagcacgctcgactcacaatcgagagggccgggttcgagtccctataggcggcgaggcaaatgggcaagcctcttaaagtgtagcccctgttcacctagcagtaaataggtacgggatgtaactcgaggggttgtggcctcgctttcctggtgtgtggagtgtgttgtggtctcattcctacccgaagatcggtttatgagctctgagctcgctccgttatggggaagactggctgggtgaccagcagacgaccgtggtggtgacacacacacacacacacacacacacacacacacacacacacacacacacacaacacacacacacacacacacacacacacacacacacacacacacacacacacacacacacgtctcctttcacgtgtagcccctgttcacctagcagtgagtaggtacgggatgtaaatcgaggagttgtgaccttgttgtcccggtgtgtggtgtgtgcctggtctcagacctatccgaagatcggaaataatgagctctgagctcgttccgtagggtaacgtctggctgtctcgtcagagactgcagcagatcatacagtgaaacacacacacacacacacacacacacacacacacacacacacacacacacacacacacacacacacacatgaatgaaaTGGACGTCACTCCTCAATATAAAGAtggaagagacaaaataaaaatcgaAGCACAATCTTGCAGCAAGCTCTCTCTACTTATAAAGGCGGAGTGGAACAGGTGGTGAGGCACACTTGGTctatacacagacaaacaagcacaggtaaacaggtgGGCGGGAGGGCTCACCTAATCGTGACTCAGACGTGAACtgaacataatgaaaaaaaaagaaaagaaaatggtgacaccgtgtgtgaatgaatgagagtgtaagagtaacactctctctctctctctctctctctctctctctctctctctctctctctctctctctctctctctctctctctctctctctctctctctctctctctctctctctctctctctctcagcctatcTAAAAAATATGCCACGTTTATGAAGACTGAAACTAACGTGCCTTACcgctccctcttccctcacgcTAATATTATAATGCCTAGAGGAGTGAAAATAGCGTGAAGACTTAGTTTAGCCCaccacggggagagagagagagagagagagagagagagagagagagagagagagagagagagagagagagagagagagagagggtgtggcgGCTGCAGCACAGATAGATAGCACATGATAGCAGCACGTAGGTCACTCTAAAGGTCagcgtgatgtgtgtgtgtgtgtgtgtgtgtgtgtgtgtgagagagagagagagagcgagagagcgctagctagctagctagctagctagctTTACAATACTAAATCTCAGCACGGCAGCATACAtgacccccccttctctctctctctctctctctctctctctctctctctctctctctctctctctctctctctctctctctctctctctctctctctctctctctcatatggtaCTGGAAGACCAATGTCAGTATCAGTAtcttaatgaaaagaaaacatttccGCAGGTGGTACAGTTCGCTCATGTCTTAGGcgtgggtggaggggagagaagggaagggggagggacacGGGGTGATGGATGCCAGACGAAACTCGAGTCACGGTGCCATGTAGACAGGCCCTCAGTGACAGGCGAGACGGCACGGTTAGGGCGCGACGAGGCTTGACGCTCCACACTGCTTGCGGCGTAGAGGGGGCGGGGACATGGGCGGGGGAGGGGGCGGCTTGGCTGGATGGCGCAACCTTGGCTCCGGCCTGCCTGCCTGGGGTGCGTGGCGGGTGTCATGGGGTTGGGGGCCAGCAGGAGGGATGTCTCAAGGCTGAGGCCTCGCGTGGGGCACCGGGTAGCCACGTCGTGTGGGTGTGGGGGTGTTCGTGGGCGTGGGGCAGGGCGGGCAGGGTGGATGTGCGAGTGGCGAGACAGAGGAATGTCTTACGTGGTGGTGTCTGTTGCAGGGGCGGGCGGGGCCGGACGCAGCGCTCATGGGCGTGGAGGGTGGGCGGATGTACCAGCGCGGGTCGTATGATATCCGGCGTCCTCACCAGTGCTCGGTGTGCGGCAAGCGGTTCCTCAACACCAGCCACCTGCGAGACCACCTGCGTCTGCACACAGGGGAGCGCCCCTTCACCTGCCATAACTGCGGTCGTTCGTTCGTCCAGCGGCAGCACCTCCGACAGCACGAGCGGGCAGCCAAGTGCACGGCGCCCGTGTGCCTCACGTGCAATCAGAGCTTCGCTAACAGAGAGGCGCTCACCCTGCACATGCGGCTCCACCTCTTgcccccctccccttccacccCTCCCACAATGACACCCACCACCTTCCCCCACCCGCAGTGACCCCCCCCAGTTGAGTGTGACTAGCTAGTGGTGTGGCGGGTTGTTACTCCACCTCTCCGTGTAAGAGAAGGCCTGACATTGTCTTTGTGTGTCGTTACAGACGATGCGGTTAATACTTGGGGACTTGGGTGATGCGGGCGGCGGCGCGGGCCAGGGGGCCGCCACGTTCTCCCGCAGGCCGCCACCGCCCCCGCCGCAGCCCCCCGCATCGGCCAGTGGCGGGGGAGGCACGGTGGCGCCCGAGCTTGACATCTTTGAGTATTGCCTCAATGATGCCGTGGGGGACCCGCTGCCCGGAGAACCACGCTCCCCCGGCCCCGCCGCCCCCACCCGGGGCTCGGGGGTCAGCGCGGCGGGGGAGCAGCCCGCAGTGCCGGGCTCCCTTCTCTACCAGTGCCGCCCCTTTGCGTGTCGGTTCTGCGCCAAGCGGTTCAAGAGGAAGGACCACCTGGTGGAGCACGAGCGGACGCACACAGGAGAGCGGCCCTACGTGTGCGCGGTGTGCGGCAAGAGTTTTGCTAAGAAGACAAACCTCAACACTCACACGCGtagccaccaacagcagcagcaacaacagcagcagcagcagcagtacctcCATCACCTGCACGCCGCCTAGCCCCCTCCCTTAAGGCAGGGCAAGCCTCCTTCGCGTGGCACCAGGGGCACACACGCAAATGGAAAGAATGTTTCTGTACTGtattttttacttgttctgACGAAAGTTATCGCATAATAAACGTGTGTTATACAGACTGCTTCTCTCATTGTGACCTATGTTGAGAAACAGCGAGAGACAGGAAGGCCTTTGCAGTGAGGTGGTGTGAGGAGGGCACTGCGGTGGAGTTGGTGGGACAGTGTGGGTAGTGGCAGTGactgagacaaagagaaaggttGGAGGATGGGATGTCGGTGAGTGTGCAGGCAGAAGGGAGGCAAAGCAGCAGGGAGTAATGGTAGGGTGTTACGGTCTTTGCAGGAGTATGCAGGCCCTCTACCCTCTGGATGCAGGGATTGGACGCAGTGG
Proteins encoded:
- the LOC123508191 gene encoding protein krueppel-like, with the translated sequence MGVEGGRMYQRGSYDIRRPHQCSVCGKRFLNTSHLRDHLRLHTGERPFTCHNCGRSFVQRQHLRQHERAAKCTAPVCLTCNQSFANREALTLHMRLHLLPPSPSTPPTMTPTTFPHPQ
- the LOC123508298 gene encoding replication initiator 1-like is translated as MRLILGDLGDAGGGAGQGAATFSRRPPPPPPQPPASASGGGGTVAPELDIFEYCLNDAVGDPLPGEPRSPGPAAPTRGSGVSAAGEQPAVPGSLLYQCRPFACRFCAKRFKRKDHLVEHERTHTGERPYVCAVCGKSFAKKTNLNTHTRSHQQQQQQQQQQQQYLHHLHAA